The genomic region AAATGATGTATTGGTAACGGCAGCGACAGGGATGACAGGCGTGCTATCAAGATTGCAAAGAATCATGGGGCTACGCTGGCCAGATACCGTAAAAAAGAAAATAAGGTTACCTAAAAGTGAACGCCCCGTGGTTTTTATTTCACATATGGAGCACCACTCCAATCATGTTCCTTGGATGGAGACCATCGCCGATGTAGTAATGGTGCCATGTGATAGCAACAATCTAATTTGCCCGGAAAAATTAAGGTCAGAAGTTGAAAAATATGCAGATAGACCTCAAAAAATCGGTGCTTTTACAGGATGTTCCAATGTTACCGGAATCATTTCCAGATACCATGAGCTGGCCAAAGTCATGCACCAAAATGGAGGTGTTTGTATTGTTGATTTTGCTGCATCAGCCCCCTATGTTGATATAAATATGCATCCGGAAGATTCGGAAGCTCATTTAGATGCTATTTTGTTCTCACCCCATAAATTTTTGGGAGGCCCTGGAACTTGCGGTGTTATGGTATTCAATAAACACCTATACAATACCAATTGTCCCGATGTTCCCGGAGGCGGTAACGTAAAATGGACGAACCCATGGGGCGAGTACGGCTACCATACAGATATTGAAACGAAAGAGGATGGCGGCACTCCAGGTTTTCTTCAAGTAATGCGAACCGCTTTGGCCATACGCTTAAAAGAAAAAATGGGAACGCAACATATAGAAAAACGGGAAGAGGAATTGTTGCAGTTGTGTTTTACCCGATTAAAAAAAATACCCGGTCTGTTTATTTTAGGGGAT from Costertonia aggregata harbors:
- a CDS encoding aminotransferase class V-fold PLP-dependent enzyme, translating into MSTVTEFSAKNKSKLEKHFSQFKPNIIGENYHFESVYGRQKLIYADWIASGRLYGPIEDTMRTVIGPMIANTHSFSSETGKVSTYAYKHARNIIKTHVNADENDVLVTAATGMTGVLSRLQRIMGLRWPDTVKKKIRLPKSERPVVFISHMEHHSNHVPWMETIADVVMVPCDSNNLICPEKLRSEVEKYADRPQKIGAFTGCSNVTGIISRYHELAKVMHQNGGVCIVDFAASAPYVDINMHPEDSEAHLDAILFSPHKFLGGPGTCGVMVFNKHLYNTNCPDVPGGGNVKWTNPWGEYGYHTDIETKEDGGTPGFLQVMRTALAIRLKEKMGTQHIEKREEELLQLCFTRLKKIPGLFILGDNDQKRIGAVSFGLKGVHYNLIVRLLNDRFGVQVRGGWSCASTYGHYLFNIDTNTSEKIIKDIENKNLTEKPGWVRLSLHPITTNEELLFICDAIQQVAKNIGAWGNDYTYNPKTNEFDHKSSSDQKIIDTVEEWFS